One window of Papaver somniferum cultivar HN1 chromosome 9, ASM357369v1, whole genome shotgun sequence genomic DNA carries:
- the LOC113312625 gene encoding NDR1/HIN1-like protein 10, translating into MKFHVIDASLTKFYLTNDDILHYNLALNISLRNSNKKTSISYYYIGSTTYCYGKDLALVSLTPFRQGSKNTTVLNPVFQGKASLKLRGPDLRDFNNDQRDGSYSIHVELYLTSKLTYAGGGRGSNVGIIAKCGLLRLPLLGSSSNNQTVTGGVFNTNKRCKVSTVNLDSSD; encoded by the coding sequence ATGAAGTTCCATGTCATTGATgcttcattaacaaaattctactTAACCAATGATGACATACTTCATTACAATCTGGCACTAAACATCTCCTTGAGGAACAGTAACAAGAAGACGAGTATATCTTACTATTATATTGGCTCTACAACTTATTGTTACGGTAAGGATTTGGCTTTGGTTTCTTTGACGCCTTTCCGACAAGGCAGTAAGAACACAACAGTCCTTAATCCTGTATTTCAGGGGAAAGCCTCGTTAAAACTACGGGGTCCTGATCTTAGAGATTTCAACAATGATCAGAGGGATGGAAGTTATAGCATTCATGTAGAACTCTACCTGACATCCAAGTTGACGTACGCTGGTGGTGGAAGGGGCAGCAACGTCGGTATCATCGCTAAATGCGGATTATTGAGACTTCCGCTGTTGGGTTCTTCGTCTAATAACCAAACAGTAACTGGTGGAGTATTTAACACTAATAAGAGGTGCAAGGTATCCACCGTGAACTTGGACTCATCCGATTGA
- the LOC113311134 gene encoding mRNA-decapping enzyme-like protein → MTQNTGKLTPNLDKESTKILNLTVLQRIDPNIEEILITAAHVTFYEFDVQRNEWSRKDVEGSLFVVKRNTQPRFQFIVMNRRNTDNLVEDLLGDFEFEIQLPYLLYRNSAQEVTGIWFFDARECEDVANLFNRILSAYAKVSPKPKVSPTKNEFEALEPVPNMAVMGGPLEPSLSTVSRDVPADCSLANLFSGARNMGNASKAAKQEQHHPSPTTIPASSHAPSGLLTSQMAMLQMPSAPPSTSSTPLIHMFETPGTSNNSNRVTNLLNPSAFSAPTSSPSALLMPPVSSSAVATAPIHHSPVNFQQLHGAPFLQPFTQPTPSPFFTPTPISDPGAVVTRDRVRQALVKLAQNNQFIDMFCEELLKA, encoded by the exons atgacacaGAATACTGGGAAATTAACCCCAAATCTAGATAAAGAAAGTACAAAGATCCTTAATCTTACTGTTCTGCAAAGGATCGATCCTAATATTGAAGAGATTTTGATTACTGCTGCTCATGTCACTTTCTATGAATTCGACGTTCAGCGTAATGAATGG AGCCGTAAAGATGTCGAAGGATCTCTTTTCGTTGTTAAGAG GAATACTCAACCTCGATTCCAATTCATAGTCATGAATCGGAGAAATACAG ACAATCTTGTAGAAGACCTGTTGGGAGATTTTGAGTTCGAAATCCAGCTTCCTTATCTGTTATATCGTAATTCAGCTCAAGAAGTTACTGGTATTTGGTTTTTTGATGCGCGAGAATGTGAAGATGTTGCGAATCTGTTCAATAG GATACTCAGTGCATACGCCAAGGTTTCCCCAAAGCCTAAAGTCTCTCCAACGAAAAA TGAGTTCGAGGCATTGGAACCTGTCCCAAACATGGCTGTGATGGGGGGCCCACTCGAGCCATCGCTTTCAACTGTATCTAGAGATGTTCCCGCTGATTGTTCTTTAGCGAACCTTTTCAGT GGGGCTAGGAATATGGGAAATGCTTCTAAGGCAGCAAAGCAAGAACAGCACCACCCGTCTCCTACAACAATCCCTGCATCATCTCATGCACCGTCTGGTCTCTTAACCTCCCAAATGGCAATGCTGCAAATGCCATCCGCTCCTCCATCAACTTCATCTACTCCATTAATCCACATGTTTGAAACTCCTGGAACCAGCAACAATAGTAACCGTGTGACCAACCTTCTCAACCCTTCTGCGTTTTCTGCACCTACTTCTTCCCCATCTGCACTGTTGATGCCACCAGTGTCCTCTTCTGCTGTTGCAACTGCTCCTATTCATCACTCACCAGTCAATTTTCAACAGCTGCATGGGGCTCCTTTCCTTCAACCATTCACACAACCAACTCCATCTCCTTTTTTCACACCTACTCCAATCTCAGATCCTGGGGCAGTTGTCACCAGAGACAGAGTCCGTCAAGCACTCGTGAAGCTTGCTCAG AACAATCAATTCATCGACATGTTCTGTGAAGAGCTACTGAAGGCATGA
- the LOC113308298 gene encoding SWR1 complex subunit 2-like, with product MDTSKEDGLNLIKRASRATRGKRMTKLLDEELEEDELFWNQDALKEEEDDINYKEEGEDDADVFDSDFDEDEPEPDEEGVNDADVREKPKKKLLPPGGKTLAKRMNLFPGKTLRKKTTKKKSLSQLEKSTDDEDEDSPREQQTSPPEHHDVHDDIEGGERTVRKSTRTSVVVRQAEREAIRAAMQATTKPIKRKKEGEEKRMTQEEMLLEAAQTEIMNLRNLERVLAREEEVKKRAVVHKSVFSGPQTRYFSRDGQSFIEFNNGISFQCEICATAPSYPQKAVCAVTGFPAKYRDPKTGLPYATKEAFKIIRERFLKENTRENEKKGMDILLDSISGQGFSGKRKRSEVLNRGETSYLRYWARFHHIPALENQVLE from the exons ATGGACACCTCTAAAGAAGATGGTCTTAATTTAATCAAACGTGCTTCTCGAGCTACTCGAGGGAAACG GATGACGAAGTTGCTTGATGAAGAACTTGAAGAGGATGAATTGTTTTGGAACCAGGATGCTCTTAAAGAG GAAGAAGATGACATAAATTATAAAGAAGAAGGAGAGGATGATGCTGATGTGTTTGATAGTGATTTTGACGAAGAT GAACCTGAGCCAGATGAGGAGGGAGTCAATGATGCAGATGTAAG GGAGAAACCAAAGAAGAAATTGCTTCCTCCTGGAGGGAAAACATTGGCGAAGAGAATGAACTTATTTCCTGGGAAAACTTTGAGGAAGAAAACAACCAAGAAGAAGTCCCTCTCACAATTGGAAAAATCTAcagacgatgaagatgaagactctCCTCGGGAGCAGCAGACCAGCCCACCTGAACATCATGATGTCCATGATGATATAGAAGGTGGTGAGAGAACAGTTAGGAAGTCTACGAGAACTTCAGTCGTTGTAAGACAAGCTGAAAGAGAAGCAATACGAGCAGCAATGCAAGCGACAACAAAG CCGATTAAAAGGAAGAAAGAAGGTGAAGAAAAGCGAATGACCCAAGAAGAGATGCTTCTAGAAGCAGCCCAAACTG AAATCATGAACTTGAGGAACTTGGAGCGCGTTTTAGCCAGGGAGGAAGAAGTTAAGAAAAGAGCAGTCGTGCATAAATCAGTTTTTAGTGGTCCCCAAACACGATATTTTTCCCGAGATG GTCAGTCATTTATAGAATTTAATAATGGGATTTCCTTTCAATGCGAGATATGTGCAACAGCTCCCTCAT ATCCTCAGAAGGCTGTATGCGCAGTTACTGGGTTTCCTGCTAA GTACCGTGACCCAAAGACGGGGTTACCTTATGCTACGAAAGAAGCTTTCAAAATTATTCGGGAAAG ATTTTTGAAGGAAAACACTAGAGAAAATGAGAAGAAAGGAATGGATATCCTGCTTGATTCAATCTCAGGTCAGGGTTTTTCGGGTAAGAGGAAGAGATCGGAAGTTTTAAATAGAGGAGAAACATCATATTTACGATATTGGGCAcgatttcatcatattccagCTCTTGAAAACCAAGTTCTTGAGTAG